A region of Lysobacter stagni DNA encodes the following proteins:
- a CDS encoding AI-2E family transporter codes for MQSEALDDIARFLRRLQWAALGLGVLWVIWLLAPVLSPFVFALILAWLGDPLVDRLERAGRSRNTAVALVFTAMALIVLAGLLILVPLIERQIATLVESWPHYRDWFMLTALPWVERRTGVEITDWLDFGHMYQLIRDNWDRAGGIAATVLGYLSRSGFAVIGLVANVALLPIITFFFLRDWDLIVERVASLIPRDHLPTASRLARESSDVLGAFLRGQFLVMLVLGVMYGLGLWAVGLDLGILIGLVAGILTFVPYLGPASGIILGVIAALVQYGDWQHVAGVLVVFGIGQVIESYVLTPKLVGDRIGLHPVAVIFAVLAGGQLFGFLGMLLALPVAAVVNVLLRYAQERYRRSRLYVGESPSPAQAVPDPLADPHLPPPVDRKPE; via the coding sequence ATGCAATCGGAAGCACTGGACGACATCGCGCGATTCCTGCGTCGCCTGCAGTGGGCGGCGCTGGGGCTGGGTGTGCTGTGGGTGATCTGGCTGCTGGCGCCTGTCCTGTCGCCGTTCGTGTTCGCGCTGATCCTGGCGTGGCTGGGCGATCCGCTGGTGGATCGCCTCGAGCGCGCCGGGCGATCGCGAAACACCGCCGTGGCGCTTGTGTTCACCGCGATGGCGCTGATCGTGCTGGCCGGCCTGCTGATCCTGGTGCCGCTCATCGAACGCCAGATCGCCACGCTCGTCGAATCCTGGCCGCACTACCGCGACTGGTTCATGCTGACCGCGCTGCCATGGGTGGAACGCCGCACCGGCGTGGAGATCACCGACTGGCTCGACTTCGGCCACATGTACCAGTTGATCCGTGACAACTGGGATCGTGCCGGCGGCATCGCGGCGACGGTGCTGGGTTACCTGTCGCGTTCGGGCTTCGCGGTGATCGGGCTGGTCGCCAACGTGGCGCTGCTGCCGATCATCACGTTCTTCTTCCTGCGCGACTGGGACCTGATCGTCGAGCGCGTCGCCTCGCTGATCCCGCGCGATCACCTGCCCACGGCCAGCCGCCTGGCGCGTGAGTCCAGCGATGTGCTCGGCGCGTTCCTGCGCGGGCAGTTCCTGGTGATGCTGGTGCTGGGCGTGATGTACGGCCTGGGCCTGTGGGCCGTGGGCCTGGACCTGGGCATCCTGATCGGTCTGGTTGCCGGCATCCTGACCTTCGTGCCGTACCTCGGCCCGGCCAGCGGCATCATCCTGGGCGTGATCGCCGCACTCGTGCAGTACGGCGACTGGCAGCACGTCGCCGGCGTGCTGGTGGTCTTCGGAATCGGCCAGGTGATCGAGAGTTACGTGCTGACGCCCAAGCTGGTCGGCGACCGCATCGGCCTGCATCCGGTCGCGGTGATCTTCGCCGTGCTCGCCGGCGGCCAGCTGTTCGGTTTCCTCGGCATGCTGCTGGCGTTGCCGGTGGCGGCCGTGGTCAATGTCCTGCTGCGCTACGCGCAGGAACGCTACCGCCGCAGCCGTCTGTACGTCGGCGAGAGCCCGTCGCCGGCACAGGCCGTGCCGGATCCGCTCGCCGATCCGCACCTGCCGCCGCCGGTGGATCGCAAGCCGGAGTGA
- a CDS encoding DUF2066 domain-containing protein yields the protein MWRQIHVLIAAAALALASFAASAQRVEGDRAQAEGIYATEVQVNGQGEAERNTAFARALAQVLGKLSGDRGAASRPGVGQELRQARTYVKAYDYRQDEGVGPTGAPSFRTTLVVQFDEDAVNDLAGTLGIPVWPQPRPKPVLWLAIDDGSGPRLVGLPQVNAARPALNRAVERGYKLGLPTGNAAEQAAVGAIWRGDSAAVARASARYSPPMQLIGKLYRDPTAGWKADWTFVDTGKVLANWSQTGPDARQLMAGGADGAADALMKRYAKRAPTGEPGVYHVTFTGVDSSDDFIRLAGYLQKLSVVRRHTPTRATPQGLEYELELVSGLPGLHRVLARDEVVEVIEGLEGQPPEYRLR from the coding sequence ATGTGGCGGCAGATCCACGTGCTGATCGCAGCCGCCGCTCTGGCGCTGGCCAGCTTTGCCGCGTCCGCCCAGCGCGTGGAGGGCGATCGCGCCCAGGCCGAGGGCATCTACGCCACCGAAGTGCAGGTGAATGGGCAGGGCGAGGCCGAGCGCAACACCGCCTTCGCCCGCGCGCTGGCCCAGGTGCTGGGCAAGCTGTCGGGCGATCGCGGTGCCGCCTCGCGGCCGGGCGTGGGACAGGAGCTCCGCCAGGCCAGGACGTACGTGAAGGCGTACGACTACCGCCAGGACGAGGGCGTGGGCCCGACCGGCGCGCCGAGCTTCCGCACCACGCTGGTGGTGCAGTTCGACGAGGACGCCGTCAACGACCTGGCCGGCACGCTGGGCATTCCCGTGTGGCCGCAGCCGCGTCCCAAGCCGGTGTTGTGGCTGGCCATCGACGACGGCAGCGGCCCGCGCCTGGTGGGCCTGCCGCAGGTGAATGCGGCGCGTCCGGCGCTGAACCGCGCGGTCGAGCGCGGCTACAAGCTCGGCCTGCCGACCGGCAATGCCGCCGAGCAGGCCGCGGTCGGCGCGATCTGGCGTGGCGACAGCGCGGCCGTCGCGCGTGCCTCCGCCCGTTACAGCCCACCGATGCAGCTGATCGGCAAGCTCTACCGCGACCCGACCGCCGGCTGGAAGGCCGACTGGACGTTCGTCGACACCGGCAAGGTGCTGGCGAACTGGTCGCAGACCGGCCCTGACGCTCGCCAGCTGATGGCGGGTGGCGCCGACGGCGCGGCCGATGCGCTGATGAAGCGCTACGCCAAGCGCGCGCCGACCGGCGAGCCGGGCGTGTACCACGTCACCTTCACCGGCGTGGACAGCAGCGACGATTTCATCCGCCTGGCCGGTTACCTGCAGAAGCTGTCGGTGGTGCGCCGCCACACTCCGACGCGTGCAACCCCGCAGGGCCTGGAGTACGAACTGGAACTCGTCAGCGGCCTGCCCGGCCTGCACCGCGTGCTCGCACGCGACGAGGTGGTCGAAGTAATCGAAGGCCTGGAAGGCCAGCCGCCGGAATACCGGCTGCGTTGA